The Triticum urartu cultivar G1812 unplaced genomic scaffold, Tu2.1 TuUngrouped_contig_7398, whole genome shotgun sequence sequence TCCATCCAACCAAATTGAGGCCTTGCCAGCAGCACAAACCCGAAAAGGAACCCGGATACGAACCCACCAATATGCGCAAAATTATCAGCATGCGGTAGTATCCCGATCGCCAGATTGATTGCAATTATGAACAGAAGAGTTGTGATGGCTGCTGCCTGCAAGAGAAAACCAGCTCAAACTTGCATCgaagcagtgcaacaaagtaCTCCCTCCATATCAATATATAAGACGGTTTTTTGTGACACTATGACAGCGTCAAGAAATGTCTTATATTTTgatacggagggagtattatactAGTATCTCTATTCTGCTGACCTTGTTGGAATAAATGGTCCAGTTCATAATAAGCTCAGAGAGCATACAGCCAAGTAGACCAAACAAAGCTCCAGAGGCACCGACAGATATGTAGTGATTACGTAAGAACAGTGCAGATAGCACACTTCCACCAAAGCCAGATAGCAGGTAGATGATCCCAATGCGGACTTGCAAGTGCGAAAACTGAAGTCAGTGCACAGGAATTTACTCCGTGGTAACACAAAGGTAAATACAACCTATGCGCAAATCCACATTAATGAAACACGTCGACATAAGGAAAAGAAACAATTCTAAAAAGATCATTGACCCTTTGTAGACATGATCACTGTTCATTGTTTTCAAATAAAGACCAGGAAGCCAAATCTTTATCAGATTTGTGAAACCAATGGCCTTTGTGCAGTAATGCTGGGAAAtttacatgtatatatatatcaAAGGAAATTTGGTCCCCAGGCCTTAGAACCAGATCTCTGTAAAtatctccacaactcctttccttCTGAAAATATTTATCAAAGGAACTCCCAGGCGCTGGGCAAGACTACTGGAGCAAATTGCAACCAACGTCAATGCTTGGAGCAGCTGGTCACCATGTATACCAAGATTGACGGCAGGATGAGGTGGCAGGGCATATATGTTTAGAGGCGTTTTGCTTAGCATAGTTTCAGGACAGCATGTTGTGTAGTAACGTGTTTGATGGGCATGAAAAGCCCGATCACTTTTGGGTGGTTTGTTTCGTATCAATACAAATCGAGGAAACCCCTTCTATAAAAATAATTCagcaactactccctctgtaaagaaatataagagcctTTAGATATAAACATTGGGTGCTGCTCATGGTGCATCTGATACTCCCTCACCTTTGTagagtttgactaactttatattaaaaaatataaacattcacaatatgaaatcaatattatcagatgcaccatgaaacgtatgttcatactatatagttttagtattgtagatattcatatttttaaatataaatttggtcaaactttatccagtttgactttgaccaaattttatatgcagagtaaaaagaaatggagggagtataagacTAGTGTTAGAAGCAGATGACAGTCAACCAAGGTATCTCAATTAAGAAAGATTGACATGCGGCGAAAATGTAAAAATGGACCAATTCAGTACTTCAGTGAAGCTTACCAAAGCCAAATTGCTGTTCAAGGCGGATTCCTATGAAtagcaagctcatcatgttgacAATCAAGTGAATTAGGCCAGCATGGAGCCAGATACAGCTGAATAGGCGCCACCATTGGTGTTGATGAACAACTTTGGCCCAGTCAAGAGCTCCCATCTTCTCCAAACTGCAATATGGGGTATGCACTTCTTTAGGACATTGAGTCCCTTTATTTCCAACATTTTCAAGATGAACAAAACTATACCATGCCAATCCTAACCAATGTATCCCTGATTCCG is a genomic window containing:
- the LOC125531530 gene encoding RHOMBOID-like protein 3, with the protein product MGALDWAKVVHQHQWWRLFSCIWLHAGLIHLIVNMMSLLFIGIRLEQQFGFVRIGIIYLLSGFGGSVLSALFLRNHYISVGASGALFGLLGCMLSELIMNWTIYSNKAAAITTLLFIIAINLAIGILPHADNFAHIGGFVSGFLFGFVLLARPQFGWMERHELPQTDQPPKYKTYQYVLWGAALLLLLVGYVVGLAMLFKGKNGNDGCHWCRYLNCVPSSRWKCST